The genomic window GATCATCCAGGCGTGCACCGCGGCTTGAGTCGCGACGCTCGTTGCTGTTCTGCATCAACTTGTCCAGCGGCAGATACATCATGTTATTACCACCCTCAACGTCGATCAGGACTTTCGGGTTGTTTTCCAGCACGGACTGCATCATGTCCAGATACAGACGCTCGCGCGTAACGTCCGGCGCCTTGCGATACTCGCCCAGCAGGGCGATGAATCGCTTGGCTTCACCATCCGCCCGGGCCAGCACTTCTTCACGGTAGGCATTGGCTTCTTCAAGCATGCGCTGCGCTTCACCGCGCGCTTCCGGCACTATGCCATTGGCGTAGGATTCAGCCTCATTTTTGACCCGCTGCTCGTCTTCCCGTGCCTTGATCACGTCATCGAAGGCATCCTGCACCTGACTCGGCGCCTGGGCATTCTTGACGTTGATCTTGGAGATGCTCAACCCCGTACCATAACTCTGCATGTAACCCTGCAGGCGGTCCAGTACCGCAAAGCCAAGGGCTTCACGACCTTCGGTCAGCAAGGAGTGCATTTCCGAGCTACCGACGACCTGGCGCAGCGCAGATTCGGACGCATTTGCCAGGCTGCCTTCAGGATCGCGCACGTTCAGCCGGTACGCCTTGGGATCAATGATCAGGTACTGCACGGTCACATCGATATCGACGATGTTTTCGTCTTCAGTCAGCATCAGGGCGCGATGATCGAGCGCACGCACCCGGGTCACATTGACCTTGGTGACTTCGTCAATCATCGGCGGGTTCCACTGCAGACCAGGGTTAACCGTGTCGTAGTACTTGCCCAGACGCAGCACTACGCCGCGCTCCTGCTGATCGACGGTATAGAAACCCATACCCGCCCAACCCAGCACAACCACAACCAGCAGCACCCACAGGAAGCCGGAGCCGGATGACGAAGAACCGCCACCGCCGCCACCGCCTGTGTTTACCTTGCCGAAGATGCTGTTCAGCTTGTCCTGCAGCTTGCGCAGCGCCTCGTCGAGATCAGGAGGCCCCTGATCCCCACCACCCTTAGGACCACCAGGTCCGCCGCGCTTGTCGCCATTCCAGGGATCATGGTTTTTACCGTCCCCATTCCCGCCGGGCTCATTCCAAGCCATAGTGCTCTCCGTTAGAAAACGCTTGATTCAACTCAAAAAATTGTAGATAGCCACAAGGGCTCACGCAAGCCTGAGTCAAGTTTCTCAAGACACAGCCTGCATCAGATACGATTCGGATGGAATCCCGAGTCGACTGAGCAGCCGCAACAAGTCTTTCTTCTGCAATCGGACTTCAACCTGCATCTGCCCGGAGGCATCAACACTTTCACGCAATACCGCATTGAGCGCATAAAGCTGCGCCCGTAGCTGACCGGCACTGGCGGGCAGGCTCAGCGTCTGATGGAAAATATCATCCGACAGCCGCTCACTCACCGCCTGATAGAGCAGTTCGCTGCCCTCACCCGTGACAGCAGACACCCAGACGCGCCAGGGCCGCCCTTCGTCGTCACGGTCGATGCGCGCTTCCTGCCCGTCCAGCATGTCGATCTTGTTGTAGACCTCCAGCACGGGCACTTCGCTGGCACCGATCTCCTGCAGCACATGCTTGACCTGTTCAATGTGCCCGCCACGCTCATCGTCGTAGCAGTCAATCACATGCAGCAACAGATCCGCCTCAGAGGTTTCCTGCAAGGTGGCACGAAACGCCTCGACCAGCTTGTGTGGCAGATGCCGGATAAATCCCACCGTATCCGCCAGGATTGCAGGCCCCACATCCGCCAGCTGAATTTTGCGCAGCGTCGGATCCAGAGTCGCAAACAGCTGATCGGCCACATAAACGCTGGACTCGGTCAGGCGGTTAAACAGCGTCGACTTGCCGGCGTTGGTATAGCCCACCAGTGATACAGTCGGCACCTCGGCGCGCTGTCGCGCACGGCGCCCCTGGTCACGCTGACGGCGTACTCGGTCAAGCCGCTTGACGATATTTTTCATCCGCGCGCGCAGCAAGCGGCGGTCGGTTTCAAGCTGAGTCTCACCCGGACCACGCAGACCTATGCCGCCTTTTTGACGCTCAAGGTGGGTCCAGCCACGCACCAGACGGGTCGACATATGATCGAGCTGCGCCAGCTCGACCTGCAGCTTGCCCTCGTGGGTACGGGCGCGCTGAGCAAAGATATCCAGTATCAGGCCGGTTCGATCCAGCACCCGACACTTGATCTGCTGCTCAAGGTTGCGCTCCTGGGACGGCGACAGAGAATGATTGAAGATGACGATCTCTGCTTCATGCAGCACCACCAATTCAATCAGCTCGGCCAGCTTGCCAGTGCCAATAAAGAATTTGGAACTCGGCTTGGCACGACTGCCGATGAGAAACTCCACCGGATCCGCGCCTGCCGAGAGTGCGAGCTCTTCAAGCTCCTGGGGACTCTCAGCCTTGCTCTCGTCACCGAAATCGATGTGCACGAGAATGGCCTTCTCTCCAGACTTGGGTCGTTCAAAAAACAATATGACCTCAGTCCGGCTGTTTCTCGTCGGCCTGCGGCAGTTTCACCGGACGGGCAGGAACGACTGTAGATATCGCATGCTTATAGACCATCTGGCTGACGGTATTTTTCAGCAGGATGACAAACTGATCGAAAGATTCGATCTGTCCCTGCAGCTTGATACCATTCACCAGGAAAATGGAAACCGGCACACGCTCCTTGCGCAGAACGTTTAGATAAGGGTCTTGTAAAGACTGCCCTTTTGACATTGCAAACTCCTTCCAGAAAATCGTTATAGTTTATTCGGGTCGGGACTTCGTAAAGATCCCCTCCAAAGCCCCGCCTTCCGACCGCCATCCACACTACTGCAATTGCGCGCCAGCCGAACATTATATAATGGCTGACTCCACTAATTTCAAGGCTTTAGATACCAACTGCCGATCATTCGTCTGCAGCCAGTGCAAATCATTCCAGCTGCGCAGCCAGGTAACCTGGCGTTTTGCCAGCTGCCGGGTGGCTACGATACCCTTGAATACCATGGTTTCATAGTCCCAGCGCCCGGCCAGATATTCCCATACCTGGCGATAACCGACACAACGCACCGACGGGTGCGACAGCTCAAGATCGCCCCGCGACCAGAGCACGCGTTCGACTTCATCCACCAGCCCAAGTTCCAGCATAAGCCGAAAACGCTGCTCAATGCGCTGGTGCAGTTCCGCCCGTTCCGGCGGCATCACGGCAAAGGAATGCACCTGATAGGGCAAAACGGTCTCTTCCTGCTCGCGCCAATGTTCACTCATGGACCTGCCGCTCAACTCAAACACTTCCAGTGCCCGCTGCACCCGCTGGGAATCATTGGGCTTGAGGCGCGCAGCCGCCTGCGGGTCAACCTCAGCCAAACGCTTGTGCATGGCGGGCCAGCCCTGCTGCCGCGCCTCTTCCTCCAGCCTCGCCCGCAGTACCGGATCGGCTTCCGGCATTTTGGCCAGCCCCTGCTGCAGGGCGTTGAAGTACATCATGGTGCCGCCCACCAGTAGCGGAATACGCCCGGCAGCCGTAATTTTCGCCATTTCTGCCAGCGCATCCTCGCGAAATTCCGCCGCCGAATAGCTCTGCTCGGGCCCGCGAATATCGATCAACCGATGCGGGTATCGCACCAGCTCATTGGCACTGGGCTTGGCGGTGCCTATATCCATGCCGCGATAGATCAGCGCCGAGTCGACACTGATAATGTCACAGGGCAGACGATCATGCAGCTCCATCGCCAGGGCGGTCTTGCCCGCGGCGGTCGGCCCCATCAGGAAGATGGCCGGCGGCAGCGCTGTCGCCTGAGTCAGGTGTTCGATCATGCCTAGCGCCCCCGCAAAAACAGCTTGTCGAGCTCGCTCAGCGACAGCTGCGTCCAGGTCGGACGACCGTGGTTGCACTGCCCGCTGCGCTCGGTAATTTCCATATCACGCAGCAGACCGTTCATCTCAGGCACGCTGAGCTGGCGGTTGGCGCGCACGGCACCGTGGCAGGCCATGGTCCCCAGCAGCTCGTTGATATGGTTTTCAATACGCTGACTCTGGCCATACGTGATCATGTCCGACAGCACATCCCGGATCAGCTGTTCGATATTGCCCCTGGCCAGCGACACCGGCACCTGACGCACCACCAGGCTCTCTTCCCCCATACGGGACAACTCAAACCCCAGGCGCTGAAATACCGCCGCCTGCTCCTCGGCACAGTCCGCCTCGTTCTGGCTGACCGCCATGCTCAGCGGCACCAGCAGCGGCTGCGAGCGCACCACCTCGGTTTCGTAGGCCTGCTTCATGCGTTCATACACAATACGTTCGTGGGCTGCATGCATGTCGACCAGCACCAGCCCCTGTTCGTTCTGAGCCAGAATGTAAATGCCGTGCAGATGGGCCAGGGCATAGCCCAGCGGCGGCGCGACCTCACCCTGAGCCTGAGCGGCAGCCAGCGCCGCATCCTGCATGCCATTACCACCAGGTGCACCAAAGCCACCGGCGCCATTGGCCGGCACATGCAGGGCGCCGTAGCCACTGATCTGATCCCGCACCGCTCCCAGCGAAGTACCCGCCGGGCGATAGTCGTTTTGAAAGCCGGCTGCCGCAGAAGCCGCGCCCCCCACAGCACCACCCAACGGCGCCTGAGTGAGTGGCATGCGCCCCTGCTCGAACTGCTGCGCAGTTGAGCCCGGGATACCTGAATGTTCACCTGCCGACACCTGATCGCCACTCAGCGACGTGCTGGCAGGTGGTACGGCGCCTTCGGGGCGCACATCGGCGATAACCCGGTGCAGCGTGCGAAAGATAAAGTCATGCACCAGCCGGCCTTCTCGAAAGCGTACTTCGTGCTTGGTGGGATGTACGTTCACATCCACCAACCGCGGGTCCAGCTCGAGATAGAGCACAAAGGCCGGGTGACGGCCGTGAAAGAGCACATCCTGATAGGCCTGGCGTACCGCATGGGCCACCAGCTTGTCGCGAATAATGCGGCCATTGACAAAGAAGTACTGCAGATCCGTCTGACTGCGGGAAAAGGTCGGCAACCCCATCCAGCCCCAGAGCCTCAGACCGCTGGCTTCGGCGCACATGTCCAGCGACAGGGCCTGGTCGATAAAGGCCGGTCCGCACACCGACGATATGCGCCGTTCATGGTCCTGCTCGGTGCGCGCGGGTCTCAGCTGATGGATCACCCGGCCATTGTGCCGCAGCTGGAAAGACACATCGGAGCGGCTCAGGGCCAGGCGCTTGACCACCTCTTCCAGGTGCTTGAATTCGGTTTGCTCGGTGCGCATGAACTTGCGCCGCGCCGGCGTATTGAAGAACAGATCCCGCACCTCGACACAGGTCCCCTGCGGATGCGCCGCAGGGCTGACCACCGGCTCCATGTCCCGACCCTCGGTCTGCACCTGCCAGGCGCTGGGCGCATCACTGCGACGCGAGGTGAGCGTTAAGCGGGATACCGAACTGATACTGGCCAGTGCCTCACCGCGAAAGCCCAGACTGCTGACCGCTTCGAGATCCTCGAGCACCAGTATCTTGGAGGTCGCATGACGACTGAGGGCCAGCGGCAAATCCTGCTCCTCGATACCGCCGCCGTTATCCCGCAGGCGGATCAGCTTCATGCCGCCCTGCTCGACATCAATCTCGATTTGGGTGGCGCCGGCATCAAGGCTGTTTTCCAGCAGTTCCTTGACCACCGATGCCGGACGTTCGACCACCTCGCCGGCCGCAATCTGGTTGGCCAGACGTGGCGACAGCAACTGTATTCGTGACATAGACAAATGTATTACCGGTTAGGGAGCCCCGGATCAGACCACAACAGAGCGCTGTGGCCTGATCCGCGCAGCTCCTTAGCTTGACGGAATTTTGAGTACCTGACCAATACGGATCTTGTCATTGGACAGGCCATTGGCGGCGCGCAGCGCCGAGAGGGACACGCCGTTGCGCACGGCAATCACCGACAGCGTATCGCCGCGGGACACCTTGTGCGTGCGATCAGACAGGGACGCCAGCTGGCCACCGCCGTTCTTGCGGTGAGCCAGATGTGTCATGGCCGGCGGCCGGTGCCAGAAGTAGTCTTTCACACCCTCGGTGATGGCCACGGCCATCTGACTCTGGTACTTGCTCGACTTCAGCTTGCGGGCTTCGTCCGGGTTGGAGATAAACCCGGTTTCCACCAGAATCGACGGGATGCCAGGGGACTTCAGCACCACGAAACCCGCCTGCTCAACAAACGGCTTGTGCATGCGGGCAAACTTGCCAATGTTCTTGTGTACCCGGTCTGCCACCTGGCGACTGCCTTCCATGCTGAAGGTCATGGACATATCCAGCAGCACACCGGCCAGGACTTCATCTTTGTCGTCCAGGCTGACCACACCACCGATGGCATCCACACTGTTTTCTTTCTGGGCCAGCCAGCGACCGACCTCACCGGTGGCGCCACGGTCTGAAATCACCCAGACGGACGCGCCATTGGCTCGGGAATCCTTGAAGGCATCGGCATGAATGGACACGAAAAGGTCGGCGTTATGTTCACGGGCAAGTTTGGTACGCCCGCGCAGGCTGACGTAATAGTCACTTTTGCGCACCATCACCGGCTTGTAGCCAGGCGTCGCATCCAGGCGCCGGTACACTTCCTTGGCGATGGCGATAACCACATCTTTTTCACGCAGGCCGCCGGGCCCCAGCGCGCCGGGATCCTCGCCACCATGACCCGCATCAATGGCCACCACTACGTC from Marinobacterium aestuarii includes these protein-coding regions:
- the hfq gene encoding RNA chaperone Hfq, which produces MSKGQSLQDPYLNVLRKERVPVSIFLVNGIKLQGQIESFDQFVILLKNTVSQMVYKHAISTVVPARPVKLPQADEKQPD
- the hflX gene encoding ribosome rescue GTPase HflX, which produces MFFERPKSGEKAILVHIDFGDESKAESPQELEELALSAGADPVEFLIGSRAKPSSKFFIGTGKLAELIELVVLHEAEIVIFNHSLSPSQERNLEQQIKCRVLDRTGLILDIFAQRARTHEGKLQVELAQLDHMSTRLVRGWTHLERQKGGIGLRGPGETQLETDRRLLRARMKNIVKRLDRVRRQRDQGRRARQRAEVPTVSLVGYTNAGKSTLFNRLTESSVYVADQLFATLDPTLRKIQLADVGPAILADTVGFIRHLPHKLVEAFRATLQETSEADLLLHVIDCYDDERGGHIEQVKHVLQEIGASEVPVLEVYNKIDMLDGQEARIDRDDEGRPWRVWVSAVTGEGSELLYQAVSERLSDDIFHQTLSLPASAGQLRAQLYALNAVLRESVDASGQMQVEVRLQKKDLLRLLSRLGIPSESYLMQAVS
- a CDS encoding N-acetylmuramoyl-L-alanine amidase → MKGILGVLAALLLGTPAMAAEIKNVRIWLAPDHTRLVFDLSGPVKHKVFSLDNPDRLVVDMEDSRLLANLDRLGLQDSPVSNMRESRQADGTQRFVLDLNSTVKPRSFTLAPNDQYGHRLVLDLLKTGADKPAPVPVQQPAAVAAATGTLRDVVVAIDAGHGGEDPGALGPGGLREKDVVIAIAKEVYRRLDATPGYKPVMVRKSDYYVSLRGRTKLAREHNADLFVSIHADAFKDSRANGASVWVISDRGATGEVGRWLAQKENSVDAIGGVVSLDDKDEVLAGVLLDMSMTFSMEGSRQVADRVHKNIGKFARMHKPFVEQAGFVVLKSPGIPSILVETGFISNPDEARKLKSSKYQSQMAVAITEGVKDYFWHRPPAMTHLAHRKNGGGQLASLSDRTHKVSRGDTLSVIAVRNGVSLSALRAANGLSNDKIRIGQVLKIPSS
- the hflK gene encoding FtsH protease activity modulator HflK — translated: MAWNEPGGNGDGKNHDPWNGDKRGGPGGPKGGGDQGPPDLDEALRKLQDKLNSIFGKVNTGGGGGGGSSSSGSGFLWVLLVVVVLGWAGMGFYTVDQQERGVVLRLGKYYDTVNPGLQWNPPMIDEVTKVNVTRVRALDHRALMLTEDENIVDIDVTVQYLIIDPKAYRLNVRDPEGSLANASESALRQVVGSSEMHSLLTEGREALGFAVLDRLQGYMQSYGTGLSISKINVKNAQAPSQVQDAFDDVIKAREDEQRVKNEAESYANGIVPEARGEAQRMLEEANAYREEVLARADGEAKRFIALLGEYRKAPDVTRERLYLDMMQSVLENNPKVLIDVEGGNNMMYLPLDKLMQNSNERRDSSRGARLDDQSLRELTDKVADEMRVRQSTVTRREGR
- the mutL gene encoding DNA mismatch repair endonuclease MutL, translating into MSRIQLLSPRLANQIAAGEVVERPASVVKELLENSLDAGATQIEIDVEQGGMKLIRLRDNGGGIEEQDLPLALSRHATSKILVLEDLEAVSSLGFRGEALASISSVSRLTLTSRRSDAPSAWQVQTEGRDMEPVVSPAAHPQGTCVEVRDLFFNTPARRKFMRTEQTEFKHLEEVVKRLALSRSDVSFQLRHNGRVIHQLRPARTEQDHERRISSVCGPAFIDQALSLDMCAEASGLRLWGWMGLPTFSRSQTDLQYFFVNGRIIRDKLVAHAVRQAYQDVLFHGRHPAFVLYLELDPRLVDVNVHPTKHEVRFREGRLVHDFIFRTLHRVIADVRPEGAVPPASTSLSGDQVSAGEHSGIPGSTAQQFEQGRMPLTQAPLGGAVGGAASAAAGFQNDYRPAGTSLGAVRDQISGYGALHVPANGAGGFGAPGGNGMQDAALAAAQAQGEVAPPLGYALAHLHGIYILAQNEQGLVLVDMHAAHERIVYERMKQAYETEVVRSQPLLVPLSMAVSQNEADCAEEQAAVFQRLGFELSRMGEESLVVRQVPVSLARGNIEQLIRDVLSDMITYGQSQRIENHINELLGTMACHGAVRANRQLSVPEMNGLLRDMEITERSGQCNHGRPTWTQLSLSELDKLFLRGR
- the miaA gene encoding tRNA (adenosine(37)-N6)-dimethylallyltransferase MiaA; this translates as MIEHLTQATALPPAIFLMGPTAAGKTALAMELHDRLPCDIISVDSALIYRGMDIGTAKPSANELVRYPHRLIDIRGPEQSYSAAEFREDALAEMAKITAAGRIPLLVGGTMMYFNALQQGLAKMPEADPVLRARLEEEARQQGWPAMHKRLAEVDPQAAARLKPNDSQRVQRALEVFELSGRSMSEHWREQEETVLPYQVHSFAVMPPERAELHQRIEQRFRLMLELGLVDEVERVLWSRGDLELSHPSVRCVGYRQVWEYLAGRWDYETMVFKGIVATRQLAKRQVTWLRSWNDLHWLQTNDRQLVSKALKLVESAII